In Zea mays cultivar B73 chromosome 7, Zm-B73-REFERENCE-NAM-5.0, whole genome shotgun sequence, the following proteins share a genomic window:
- the LOC100383327 gene encoding AUGMIN subunit 5 (The RefSeq protein has 2 substitutions compared to this genomic sequence), with amino-acid sequence MPPSSVSGGSGPGGVSPDAIIEWLQDEMGYPTAPPAPEQLRTICRGNMIPVWSFLLRRVRSERTVATARRNILVHGVAARRAREGGVIGAGVGDAAAREAEARERDLAAEEAERLRGIVRRQRKELRARIAEVAREEAERKRVLGERSNARHKQVMLEAYEQQCDEACKIFAEYQRRLHQFVNQARDVQRSSIGVAGTTGSVEDMQLQSNRDDLYSSTIKSNRLSEDLLETAGERSIRKACETLAADMIETIRSSFPAFEGSGINSSCQLTAAKLGIDLDGEIPTDVKAVALDSLKNPFLLLQSIITYTSRMKTLIHRETDKIDIRADAELLRYKYENEQVIDAASTDASSPLPYQVYGNGKIGSQLPTRGTYDQLLERQKEHVQQFLATEDALNKAAEAKALSQKLLQRLYGTIDMAGSKKLPTGNTTQNVTNSRHLELDVWAKEREVAGLKASLSTLTSEVQRLYKLCAEWKEAEDSLKKKWKKIEEFDARRTELECIYSALQRANMDASSFWEQQPLSARGYASSTIIPACHTVVDMSTNSRDLIERELAAFSQSLDNSLCRLPATPQALLEAVGSNGMTGSEALAAAEKHAALLTARAGARDPSAVPSICRISAALQYNFVSPGTEGTDFGLASVLNSLEFCLKPCGSEASILEDLSKSINFVHTRRNLVENDRVLLNRAHRAQQEYERVANYCLKLAGEQEKLVSERWLPELRNAVQEARRCFDDCQRVRGLVDEWYEQPAATIVDWVTIDGQSVGAWISLVKQLHMEISRRTLAMSSVGDD; translated from the exons ATGCCCCCGTCCTCCGTGTCGGGGGGCAGCGGCCCCGGAGGCGTCTCCCCGGACGCCATCATCGAGTGGCTGCAGGACGAGATGGGGTACCCCACGGCCCCGCCCGCACCGGAGCAGCTCCGCAAGATCTGCCGGGGCAACATGATCCCCGTCTGGTCCTTCCTGCTCCGACGCGTCCGCTCCGAGCGCACCGTTGCCACTGCGCGCCGCAACATCCTCGTCCACGGCGTCGCGGCCCGGCGGGCGCGGGAGGGCGGGGTGATAGGGGCGGGCGTGGGTGACGCCGCGGCCAGGGAGGCCGAGGCGAGGGAGCGGGACCTCGCCGCCGAGGAGGCCGAGCGGCTGCGCGGAATCGTGAGGAGGCAGCGCAAGGAGCTCCGCGCGCGCATCGCGGAGGTCGCCAGGGAGGAGGCGGAGCGCAAGCGCGTCCTTGGCGAGCGCTCCAATGCCAG gcACAAGCAAGTTATGCTCGAAGCATATGAACAGCAATGCGACGAAGCATGCAAAATATTTGCTGAATACCAGCGTCGGCTACATCAGTTTGTCAACCAAGCAAGGGACGTGCAAAGATCAAGTATAGGTGTGGCTGGAACTACAGGTTCTGTTGAAGATATGCAATTGCAGAGCAATAGAGACGACCTTTACTCATCAACTATTAAAAGCAATAGGTTGTCAGAGGATCTTTTAGAAACTGCAGGTGAAAGGAGCATCCGGAAGGCATGTGAAACTCTTGCTGCAGATATGATTGAAACGATTCGAAGTTCATTCCCGGCATTTGAAGGGAGTGGCATTAATTCAAGTTGCCAATTAACTGCAGCAAAGCTGGGTATTGACTTGGATGGTGAAATACCCACAGATGTTAAAGCTGTTGCATTGGATTCCCTAAAGAATCCGTTCCTGCTTCTGCAGTCAATCATTACCTACACATCGCGCATGAAAACACTTATACATAGAGAAACAGACAAGATTGACATACGTGCTGATGCAGAATTACTGAG GTATAAATATGAAAATGAGCAGGTTATTGATGCTGCTTCAACTGATGCAAGCTCACCCTTACCGTATCAGGTGTATGGCAATGGGAAGATTGGATCTCAGTTGCCAACTCGAGGAACATATGATCAGCTATTAGAAAGACAG AAAGAACATGTACAGCAATTCTTGGCAACAGAAGATGCTTTGAACAAAGCTGCAGAAGCTAAAGCACTAAGTCAGAAGCTTTTGCAACGCCTGTATGGAACCATTGATATGGCAGGAAGTAAAAAGTTGCCTACTGGGAACACCACACAAAATGTGACCAACAGTAGGCATTTAGAG CTGGATGTTTGGGCCAAGGAAAGAGAAGTTGCAGGACTAAAGGCAAGCTTGAGTACACTTACATCTGAGGTACAACGTTTGTATAAGTTATGTGCTGAGTGGAAGGAAGCAGAAGATTCACTGAAGAAGAAATGGAAGAAAATCGAAGAATTTGACGCCCGTCGAACAGAGCTGGAGTGCATTTACAGTGCTCTTCAGCGGGCTAATATG GATGCATCATCATTTTGGGAGCAACAACCATTATCAGCTAGAGGATATGCATCAAGTACAATTATCCCTGCGTGCCATACTGTGGTAGACATGTCTACGAACTCAAGGGACCTCATAGAGCGAGAATTAGCTGCATTTAGCCAGAGCTTGGATAATAGCTTGTGCAGGTTGCCAGCAACCCCGCAG GCCCTTTTGGAGGCCGTGGGTTCTAACGGCATGACAGGATCAGAAGCACTTGCAGCTGCAGAGAAACATGCAGCTCTGTTAACTGCAAGAGCTGGTGCTAGAGATCCATCTGCTGTGCCATCTATATGCCGCATCTCTGCTGCTCTTCAGTATAATTTTG TTTCACCAGGTACAGAAGGCACAGATTTTGGCTTGGCTTCAGTATTAAATTCACTGGAGTTCTGTCTAAAGCCTTGTGGGTCTGAAGCTAGCATATTAGAGGATTTATCAAAATCTATCAACTTCGTGCACACACGGAGAAATCTTGTTGAAAATGACCGTGTTTTGCTGAACCGTGCACATCGTGCTCAACAAGAATATGAAAG AGTGGCCAACTATTGTCTTAAATTAGCTGGCGAACAAGAAAAGCTGGTGAGTGAAAGATGGCTTCCGGAGCTGAGAAATGCAGTTCAAGAAGCTCGGAGGTGTTTTGATGACTGCCAGCGTGTTAGGGGCTTG GTTGATGAGTGGTACGAGCAGCCAGCAGCCACAATTGTCGATTGGGTAACGATAGATGGACAGAGCGTGGGTGCCTGGATCAACCTCGTGAAGCAACTCCACATGGAGATCTCCAGACGGACGCTGGCAATGTCATCTGTAGGAGACGACTGA
- the LOC100383327 gene encoding AUGMIN subunit 5 isoform X1 encodes MPPSSVSGGSGPGGVSPDAIIEWLQDEMGYPTAPPAPEQLRKICRGNMIPVWSFLLRRVRSERTVATARRNILVHGVAARRAREGGVIGAGVGDAAAREAEARERDLAAEEAERLRGIVRRQRKELRARIAEVAREEAERKRVLGERSNARHKQVMLEAYEQQCDEACKIFAEYQRRLHQFVNQARDVQRSSIGVAGTTGSVEDMQLQSNRDDLYSSTIKSNRLSEDLLETAGERSIRKACETLAADMIETIRSSFPAFEGSGINSSCQLTAAKLGIDLDGEIPTDVKAVALDSLKNPFLLLQSIITYTSRMKTLIHRETDKIDIRADAELLRYKYENEQVIDAASTDASSPLPYQVYGNGKIGSQLPTRGTYDQLLERQKEHVQQFLATEDALNKAAEAKALSQKLLQRLYGTIDMAGSKKLPTGNTTQNVTNSRHLELDVWAKEREVAGLKASLSTLTSEVQRLYKLCAEWKEAEDSLKKKWKKIEEFDARRTELECIYSALQRANMDASSFWEQQPLSARGYASSTIIPACHTVVDMSTNSRDLIERELAAFSQSLDNSLCRLPATPQALLEAVGSNGMTGSEALAAAEKHAALLTARAGARDPSAVPSICRISAALQYNFGTEGTDFGLASVLNSLEFCLKPCGSEASILEDLSKSINFVHTRRNLVENDRVLLNRAHRAQQEYERVANYCLKLAGEQEKLVSERWLPELRNAVQEARRCFDDCQRVRGLVDEWYEQPAATIVDWVTIDGQSVGAWINLVKQLHMEISRRTLAMSSVGDD; translated from the exons ATGCCCCCGTCCTCCGTGTCGGGGGGCAGCGGCCCCGGAGGCGTCTCCCCGGACGCCATCATCGAGTGGCTGCAGGACGAGATGGGGTACCCCACGGCCCCGCCCGCACCGGAGCAGCTCCGCAAGATCTGCCGGGGCAACATGATCCCCGTCTGGTCCTTCCTGCTCCGACGCGTCCGCTCCGAGCGCACCGTTGCCACTGCGCGCCGCAACATCCTCGTCCACGGCGTCGCGGCCCGGCGGGCGCGGGAGGGCGGGGTGATAGGGGCGGGCGTGGGTGACGCCGCGGCCAGGGAGGCCGAGGCGAGGGAGCGGGACCTCGCCGCCGAGGAGGCCGAGCGGCTGCGCGGAATCGTGAGGAGGCAGCGCAAGGAGCTCCGCGCGCGCATCGCGGAGGTCGCCAGGGAGGAGGCGGAGCGCAAGCGCGTCCTTGGCGAGCGCTCCAATGCCAG gcACAAGCAAGTTATGCTCGAAGCATATGAACAGCAATGCGACGAAGCATGCAAAATATTTGCTGAATACCAGCGTCGGCTACATCAGTTTGTCAACCAAGCAAGGGACGTGCAAAGATCAAGTATAGGTGTGGCTGGAACTACAGGTTCTGTTGAAGATATGCAATTGCAGAGCAATAGAGACGACCTTTACTCATCAACTATTAAAAGCAATAGGTTGTCAGAGGATCTTTTAGAAACTGCAGGTGAAAGGAGCATCCGGAAGGCATGTGAAACTCTTGCTGCAGATATGATTGAAACGATTCGAAGTTCATTCCCGGCATTTGAAGGGAGTGGCATTAATTCAAGTTGCCAATTAACTGCAGCAAAGCTGGGTATTGACTTGGATGGTGAAATACCCACAGATGTTAAAGCTGTTGCATTGGATTCCCTAAAGAATCCGTTCCTGCTTCTGCAGTCAATCATTACCTACACATCGCGCATGAAAACACTTATACATAGAGAAACAGACAAGATTGACATACGTGCTGATGCAGAATTACTGAG GTATAAATATGAAAATGAGCAGGTTATTGATGCTGCTTCAACTGATGCAAGCTCACCCTTACCGTATCAGGTGTATGGCAATGGGAAGATTGGATCTCAGTTGCCAACTCGAGGAACATATGATCAGCTATTAGAAAGACAG AAAGAACATGTACAGCAATTCTTGGCAACAGAAGATGCTTTGAACAAAGCTGCAGAAGCTAAAGCACTAAGTCAGAAGCTTTTGCAACGCCTGTATGGAACCATTGATATGGCAGGAAGTAAAAAGTTGCCTACTGGGAACACCACACAAAATGTGACCAACAGTAGGCATTTAGAG CTGGATGTTTGGGCCAAGGAAAGAGAAGTTGCAGGACTAAAGGCAAGCTTGAGTACACTTACATCTGAGGTACAACGTTTGTATAAGTTATGTGCTGAGTGGAAGGAAGCAGAAGATTCACTGAAGAAGAAATGGAAGAAAATCGAAGAATTTGACGCCCGTCGAACAGAGCTGGAGTGCATTTACAGTGCTCTTCAGCGGGCTAATATG GATGCATCATCATTTTGGGAGCAACAACCATTATCAGCTAGAGGATATGCATCAAGTACAATTATCCCTGCGTGCCATACTGTGGTAGACATGTCTACGAACTCAAGGGACCTCATAGAGCGAGAATTAGCTGCATTTAGCCAGAGCTTGGATAATAGCTTGTGCAGGTTGCCAGCAACCCCGCAG GCCCTTTTGGAGGCCGTGGGTTCTAACGGCATGACAGGATCAGAAGCACTTGCAGCTGCAGAGAAACATGCAGCTCTGTTAACTGCAAGAGCTGGTGCTAGAGATCCATCTGCTGTGCCATCTATATGCCGCATCTCTGCTGCTCTTCAGTATAATTTTG GTACAGAAGGCACAGATTTTGGCTTGGCTTCAGTATTAAATTCACTGGAGTTCTGTCTAAAGCCTTGTGGGTCTGAAGCTAGCATATTAGAGGATTTATCAAAATCTATCAACTTCGTGCACACACGGAGAAATCTTGTTGAAAATGACCGTGTTTTGCTGAACCGTGCACATCGTGCTCAACAAGAATATGAAAG AGTGGCCAACTATTGTCTTAAATTAGCTGGCGAACAAGAAAAGCTGGTGAGTGAAAGATGGCTTCCGGAGCTGAGAAATGCAGTTCAAGAAGCTCGGAGGTGTTTTGATGACTGCCAGCGTGTTAGGGGCTTG GTTGATGAGTGGTACGAGCAGCCAGCAGCCACAATTGTCGATTGGGTAACGATAGATGGACAGAGCGTGGGTGCCTGGATCAACCTCGTGAAGCAACTCCACATGGAGATCTCCAGACGGACGCTGGCAATGTCATCTGTAGGAGACGACTGA